Proteins co-encoded in one Sander vitreus isolate 19-12246 chromosome 9, sanVit1, whole genome shotgun sequence genomic window:
- the LOC144523120 gene encoding glutathione hydrolase-like YwrD proenzyme isoform X3: METDLPFSSRRSPLVCLHGCVASSQPLASSIGVDILKRGGNAADAAVAIAAALSVTEPFSTGPGGDAFCLFYNGKTGEIRGINGSGRSPRAQTLDFLEGLGYTAETPPSPSDALNVTVPGAPACWCDTLQLFGSHKLSLQEVLSGAAELAEVGFPVAEVTAHHWAKLVAALRDAGKELNGDLLIDGHAPKCGQVFRNPTLAKTLKELGERGKPAFYQGRVAEAIVDIINQNGGVMTLDDLSSHESEVFTPISTEYKGVRLWEPPPNSQGLAALLLLNILENFPLRAAGHNSSDYIHVLVEAVRLAQIDALCYLGDPDLVTIPLETLLDKSYSHQRAQHITMDRTMEGVEPGLTTGCDTVYFCVIDGQGNACSFINSIYAGFGTGLVPKDCGFSLQNRGASFSLHRNHVNCVAGGKRPYHTIIPALLTDSASTSQKPRLLAALGVMGAFMQPQGHVQVLLNMLEFGMNPQQALDAPRVYVQYDRTTDQWSVNLEDGVRQEVAEELRRRGHKVSWPITVLSSPPCGCECVFG, encoded by the exons ATGGAGACCGACTTGCCTTTCTCATCTCGTCGATCACCTTTGGTGTGTTTACACGGCTGCGTGGCGTCCAGCCAGCCGCTAGCTTCCAGTATAGGAGTCG aCATCCTGAAGCGTGGTGGTAATGCAGCAGATGCTGCGGTTGCCATTGCAGCGGCGCTCTCGGTAACAGAGCCGTTCAGCACCGGTCCAGGCGGAGACGCCTTCTGCTTGTTCTACAACGGGAAAACTGGAGAGATCAGAGGGATTAACGGCAG TGGTCGTTCGCCCAGAGCTCAGACCCTGGACTTCCTGGAAGGACTTGGTTACACTGCGGAGACCCCCCCTTCACCTTCGGATGCCTTGAATGTCACAGTACCAGGGGCCCCTGCATGCTGGTGCGACACCCTACAGCTGTTTGGTAGTCACAAG CTGTCATTGCAGGAGGTGCTGAGCGGGGCGGCAGAGCTCGCAGAGGTGGGGTTTCCTGTTGCCGAGGTAACAGCGCACCACTGGGCAAAATTGGTGGCTGCTCTGAGAGATGCTGGGAAGGAACTAAATGGAGACCTGCTGATTGATGGTCATGCGCCCAAATGTGGACAAGTATTCAGAAACCCTACCCTGGCCAAGACTCTGAAG GAACTGGGTGAGCGCGGCAAACCAGCTTTCTACCAGGGCAGAGTGGCTGAAGCCATCGTCGATATCATTAACCAAAATGGAGGAGTCATGACTCTGGATGACCTCAGCAGCCATGAAAGTGAGGTCTTCACACCCATAAGCACAGAATACAAG GGTGTGCGTCTATGGGAGCCTCCTCCGAACAGCCAGGGATTGGCTGCCCTGCTGCTGCTCAACATCCTGGAGAACTTCCCTCTCAGAG CTGCAGGCCACAACAGCTCTGACTACATCCATGTACTGGTGGAGGCCGTTCGCTTGGCACAAATAGACGCTCTGTGTTACCTGGGCGATCCAGACCTTGTTACCATCCCTCTGGAAACCTTACTGGACAAGAGCTACAGTCACCAGCGAGCGCAGCACATCACCatggacag GACCATGGAAGGAGTGGAGCCCGGCTTGACAACAGGATGTGACACAGTTTATTTCTGTGTGATTGACGGTCAGGGCAATGCCTGTTCTTTTATCAACAGCATATATGCCGGCTTTGGAACTGGGCTGGTCCCTAAGGATTGTGGATTCTCACTCCAG AATCGTGGTGCCAGCTTTTCTCTGCATCGTAACCACGTTAACTGTGTTGCTGGGGGGAAGCGGCCATATCACACCATAATACCTGCACTTCTCACTGACTCTGCCAGCACATCACAAAAACCACGACTCCTCGCTGCACTGGGGGTGATGGGGGCTTTTATGCAACCTCAAGGACACGTCCAG GTGTTGTTAAACATGTTGGAGTTTGGGATGAATCCTCAACAAGCTCTGGATGCACCAAGAGTCTATGTACAGTATGACCGCACAA CTGATCAGTGGTCGGTTAATCTGGAGGATGGGGTCCGCCAGGAGGTAGCCGAGGAGCTGAGAAGACGGGGCCACAAAGTcagctggccaatcacag ttctctcctctcctccctgcggttgtgagtgtgtttttggtTGA
- the LOC144523119 gene encoding transmembrane protein 69-like produces MFKMLSYMFKTTFAAHKVWHWAGPPQKCWISVLTRASEGGSSSLQTCCASTARLPFSERDAGRVKPPAVLGFKRTNSHAAPFLVRSQHFHSSAVRQKKRPKLEPPPRELDLLRYDMKDLWKGPKPGLYLGFAGLIPFVAPPLLMAVTENYSPELAYAQLAYGASIVSFLGGARWGFALPESSPAKPDWMNLANSVVPPLLAWGSMLMSDSIVPAATMVIMGLGISLHYDLSLLPTYPSWFKALRSILTTVAFFSLIGTLIINGIYPEKKLFSD; encoded by the exons ATGTTTAAA ATGCTCTCTTATATGTTTAAAACCACCTTTGCAGCCCATAAG GTATGGCATTGGGCAGGTCCTCCACAAAAATGCTGGATATCAGTCCTGACACGAGCTTCTGAAGGTGGATCCAGCTCCCTGCAGACCTGCTGTGCCTCAACAGCAAGGCTGCCGTTTTCAGAAAGGGATGCCGGACGAGTAAAACCTCCTGCTGTCCTCGGTTTCAAGAGGACCAACAGTCATGCAGCTCCATTTTTAGTGAGGAGCCAGCATTTCCACTCTtctgctgtgaggcagaagaaGCGACCAAAGCTTGAACCTCCTCCCAGAGAGCTGGATCTGCTGCGCTATGACATGAAGGACTTGTGGAAAGGTCCCAAACCTGGCCTGTACCTGGGGTTTGCAGGGCTGATCCCCTTTGTCGCCCCTCCTCTGCTCATGGCTGTGACTGAGAACTACTCTCCGGAGTTGGCCTATGCTCAGTTAGCTTACGGTGCCTCCATTGTTTCCTTCCTGGGTGGAGCTCGCTGGGGATTCGCTCTTCCTGAGAGCAGCCCAGCAAAACCTGACTGGATGAACCTGGCCAACAGTGTGGTTCCCCCCCTGTTAGCCTGGGGGTCCATGCTGATGAGCGATAGCATTGTTCCTGCAGCCACCATGGTTATCATGGGACTAGGAATATCGCTGCATTATGATCTGTCTTTGCTGCCCACTTACCCCAGCTGGTTTAAAGCCCTGCGCTCCATCCTGACCACTGTggcatttttttctcttattgGTACACTCATAATAAATGGAATATACCCAGAAAAGAAGCTATTCTCAGAttaa
- the LOC144523120 gene encoding glutathione hydrolase-like YwrD proenzyme isoform X2, whose amino-acid sequence METDLPFSSRRSPLVCLHGCVASSQPLASSIGVDILKRGGNAADAAVAIAAALSVTEPFSTGPGGDAFCLFYNGKTGEIRGINGSGRSPRAQTLDFLEGLGYTAETPPSPSDALNVTVPGAPACWCDTLQLFGSHKLSLQEVLSGAAELAEVGFPVAEVTAHHWAKLVAALRDAGKELNGDLLIDGHAPKCGQVFRNPTLAKTLKELGERGKPAFYQGRVAEAIVDIINQNGGVMTLDDLSSHESEVFTPISTEYKGVRLWEPPPNSQGLAALLLLNILENFPLRAAGHNSSDYIHVLVEAVRLAQIDALCYLGDPDLVTIPLETLLDKSYSHQRAQHITMDRTMEGVEPGLTTGCDTVYFCVIDGQGNACSFINSIYAGFGTGLVPKDCGFSLQNRGASFSLHRNHVNCVAGGKRPYHTIIPALLTDSASTSQKPRLLAALGVMGAFMQPQGHVQVLLNMLEFGMNPQQALDAPRVYVQYDRTTDQWSVNLEDGVRQEVAEELRRRGHKVSWPITDRQRPAARENFFSRQ is encoded by the exons ATGGAGACCGACTTGCCTTTCTCATCTCGTCGATCACCTTTGGTGTGTTTACACGGCTGCGTGGCGTCCAGCCAGCCGCTAGCTTCCAGTATAGGAGTCG aCATCCTGAAGCGTGGTGGTAATGCAGCAGATGCTGCGGTTGCCATTGCAGCGGCGCTCTCGGTAACAGAGCCGTTCAGCACCGGTCCAGGCGGAGACGCCTTCTGCTTGTTCTACAACGGGAAAACTGGAGAGATCAGAGGGATTAACGGCAG TGGTCGTTCGCCCAGAGCTCAGACCCTGGACTTCCTGGAAGGACTTGGTTACACTGCGGAGACCCCCCCTTCACCTTCGGATGCCTTGAATGTCACAGTACCAGGGGCCCCTGCATGCTGGTGCGACACCCTACAGCTGTTTGGTAGTCACAAG CTGTCATTGCAGGAGGTGCTGAGCGGGGCGGCAGAGCTCGCAGAGGTGGGGTTTCCTGTTGCCGAGGTAACAGCGCACCACTGGGCAAAATTGGTGGCTGCTCTGAGAGATGCTGGGAAGGAACTAAATGGAGACCTGCTGATTGATGGTCATGCGCCCAAATGTGGACAAGTATTCAGAAACCCTACCCTGGCCAAGACTCTGAAG GAACTGGGTGAGCGCGGCAAACCAGCTTTCTACCAGGGCAGAGTGGCTGAAGCCATCGTCGATATCATTAACCAAAATGGAGGAGTCATGACTCTGGATGACCTCAGCAGCCATGAAAGTGAGGTCTTCACACCCATAAGCACAGAATACAAG GGTGTGCGTCTATGGGAGCCTCCTCCGAACAGCCAGGGATTGGCTGCCCTGCTGCTGCTCAACATCCTGGAGAACTTCCCTCTCAGAG CTGCAGGCCACAACAGCTCTGACTACATCCATGTACTGGTGGAGGCCGTTCGCTTGGCACAAATAGACGCTCTGTGTTACCTGGGCGATCCAGACCTTGTTACCATCCCTCTGGAAACCTTACTGGACAAGAGCTACAGTCACCAGCGAGCGCAGCACATCACCatggacag GACCATGGAAGGAGTGGAGCCCGGCTTGACAACAGGATGTGACACAGTTTATTTCTGTGTGATTGACGGTCAGGGCAATGCCTGTTCTTTTATCAACAGCATATATGCCGGCTTTGGAACTGGGCTGGTCCCTAAGGATTGTGGATTCTCACTCCAG AATCGTGGTGCCAGCTTTTCTCTGCATCGTAACCACGTTAACTGTGTTGCTGGGGGGAAGCGGCCATATCACACCATAATACCTGCACTTCTCACTGACTCTGCCAGCACATCACAAAAACCACGACTCCTCGCTGCACTGGGGGTGATGGGGGCTTTTATGCAACCTCAAGGACACGTCCAG GTGTTGTTAAACATGTTGGAGTTTGGGATGAATCCTCAACAAGCTCTGGATGCACCAAGAGTCTATGTACAGTATGACCGCACAA CTGATCAGTGGTCGGTTAATCTGGAGGATGGGGTCCGCCAGGAGGTAGCCGAGGAGCTGAGAAGACGGGGCCACAAAGTcagctggccaatcacag acagacagcggcCCGCAGCTCGTGAGAATTTTTTTTCAAGGCAGTAG
- the tm4sf4 gene encoding transmembrane 4 L6 family member 4 has protein sequence MCSGGFAKCLGISLMPLAIVCVLCNILLFFPGGKSVDSEHITEQVWYFGGILGSGVLMIFPALVFLGLKNNDCCGCCGNESCGRRFAMLSSILFAAVGVVGAGYSVIVSAVAINHGPKCVVSINDTDKQWNTPFSDGDYLSNKTAWSTACLEPAGVVSWHLSLFSVLLVMGIIQMALCAVQVVNGLLGCLCGDCCGGVSMKRDDLNTSYSCESLQAAVSRMFSVFRG, from the exons ATGTGTTCAGGTGGCTTTGCCAAGTGTCTGGGGATCAGTCTGATGCCTCTGgcgattgtgtgtgtgctttgtaaCATCCTGCTCTTCTTCCCCGGTGGAAAATCTGTCGACAGTGAACACATCACAGAGCAAGTCTGGTACTTTGGAGGCATTCTGGGATCTGGAGTGTTG ATGATCTTCCCAGCTCTGGTCTTCCTGGGTCTGAAGAACAATGACTGCTGTGGTTGCTGTGGCAACGAAAGCTGTGGGCGGAGATTTGCG atgCTGAGTTCCATACTGTTTGCAGCTGTGGGTGTTGTGGGGGCTGGTTACTCAGTTATTGTTTCTGCTGTAGCCATAAACCACGGACCTAAGTGTGTGGTTAGCATTAATGACACAGACAAGCAGTGGAACACTCCCTTCTCAGATGG TGACTACCTGTCCAACAAAACTGCCTGGTCAACGGCATGCTTAGAGCCAGCTGGCGTGGTGTCCTGgcatctctctctgttctctgtgCTGCTGGTCATGGGTATAATCCAGATGGCACTGTGTGCTGTGCAGGTGGTGAACGGCCTGCTGGGATGTCTGTGTGGGGACTGCTGTGGAGGGGTCAGTATGAAAAGAGATGA TTTGAACACGTCCTACAGCTGTGAGAGTCTGCAGGCGGCTGTTTCCcgtatgttttctgtttttagagGATGA
- the LOC144523120 gene encoding glutathione hydrolase-like YwrD proenzyme isoform X1 codes for METDLPFSSRRSPLVCLHGCVASSQPLASSIGVDILKRGGNAADAAVAIAAALSVTEPFSTGPGGDAFCLFYNGKTGEIRGINGSGRSPRAQTLDFLEGLGYTAETPPSPSDALNVTVPGAPACWCDTLQLFGSHKLSLQEVLSGAAELAEVGFPVAEVTAHHWAKLVAALRDAGKELNGDLLIDGHAPKCGQVFRNPTLAKTLKELGERGKPAFYQGRVAEAIVDIINQNGGVMTLDDLSSHESEVFTPISTEYKGVRLWEPPPNSQGLAALLLLNILENFPLRAAGHNSSDYIHVLVEAVRLAQIDALCYLGDPDLVTIPLETLLDKSYSHQRAQHITMDRTMEGVEPGLTTGCDTVYFCVIDGQGNACSFINSIYAGFGTGLVPKDCGFSLQNRGASFSLHRNHVNCVAGGKRPYHTIIPALLTDSASTSQKPRLLAALGVMGAFMQPQGHVQVLLNMLEFGMNPQQALDAPRVYVQYDRTTDQWSVNLEDGVRQEVAEELRRRGHKVSWPITGHKRSQFGRGQIITVGDWWSPSVNQADCPCRVLWAGSDPRADGCAQGY; via the exons ATGGAGACCGACTTGCCTTTCTCATCTCGTCGATCACCTTTGGTGTGTTTACACGGCTGCGTGGCGTCCAGCCAGCCGCTAGCTTCCAGTATAGGAGTCG aCATCCTGAAGCGTGGTGGTAATGCAGCAGATGCTGCGGTTGCCATTGCAGCGGCGCTCTCGGTAACAGAGCCGTTCAGCACCGGTCCAGGCGGAGACGCCTTCTGCTTGTTCTACAACGGGAAAACTGGAGAGATCAGAGGGATTAACGGCAG TGGTCGTTCGCCCAGAGCTCAGACCCTGGACTTCCTGGAAGGACTTGGTTACACTGCGGAGACCCCCCCTTCACCTTCGGATGCCTTGAATGTCACAGTACCAGGGGCCCCTGCATGCTGGTGCGACACCCTACAGCTGTTTGGTAGTCACAAG CTGTCATTGCAGGAGGTGCTGAGCGGGGCGGCAGAGCTCGCAGAGGTGGGGTTTCCTGTTGCCGAGGTAACAGCGCACCACTGGGCAAAATTGGTGGCTGCTCTGAGAGATGCTGGGAAGGAACTAAATGGAGACCTGCTGATTGATGGTCATGCGCCCAAATGTGGACAAGTATTCAGAAACCCTACCCTGGCCAAGACTCTGAAG GAACTGGGTGAGCGCGGCAAACCAGCTTTCTACCAGGGCAGAGTGGCTGAAGCCATCGTCGATATCATTAACCAAAATGGAGGAGTCATGACTCTGGATGACCTCAGCAGCCATGAAAGTGAGGTCTTCACACCCATAAGCACAGAATACAAG GGTGTGCGTCTATGGGAGCCTCCTCCGAACAGCCAGGGATTGGCTGCCCTGCTGCTGCTCAACATCCTGGAGAACTTCCCTCTCAGAG CTGCAGGCCACAACAGCTCTGACTACATCCATGTACTGGTGGAGGCCGTTCGCTTGGCACAAATAGACGCTCTGTGTTACCTGGGCGATCCAGACCTTGTTACCATCCCTCTGGAAACCTTACTGGACAAGAGCTACAGTCACCAGCGAGCGCAGCACATCACCatggacag GACCATGGAAGGAGTGGAGCCCGGCTTGACAACAGGATGTGACACAGTTTATTTCTGTGTGATTGACGGTCAGGGCAATGCCTGTTCTTTTATCAACAGCATATATGCCGGCTTTGGAACTGGGCTGGTCCCTAAGGATTGTGGATTCTCACTCCAG AATCGTGGTGCCAGCTTTTCTCTGCATCGTAACCACGTTAACTGTGTTGCTGGGGGGAAGCGGCCATATCACACCATAATACCTGCACTTCTCACTGACTCTGCCAGCACATCACAAAAACCACGACTCCTCGCTGCACTGGGGGTGATGGGGGCTTTTATGCAACCTCAAGGACACGTCCAG GTGTTGTTAAACATGTTGGAGTTTGGGATGAATCCTCAACAAGCTCTGGATGCACCAAGAGTCTATGTACAGTATGACCGCACAA CTGATCAGTGGTCGGTTAATCTGGAGGATGGGGTCCGCCAGGAGGTAGCCGAGGAGCTGAGAAGACGGGGCCACAAAGTcagctggccaatcacag GCCACAAGAGGTCTCAGTTTGGGCGGGGACAGATCATCACAGTAGGGGATTGGTGGAGCCCATCTGTCAATCAAGCTGATTGTCCATGCAGGGTGCTGTGGGCGGGATCAGACCCCAGAGCGGATGGATGTGCTCAGGGATATTAA
- the tm4sf1 gene encoding transmembrane 4 L6 family member 1: protein MCCSVGFARSLGLALLPLALCCILANLLLLFPMGEITYIQQDRLASYIWYFGGLGGGGLLMLFPAVVFITLGKCSCCWNESLMMCGSVLAAVVGMVGSGYCFTMSGFALVQGPQCFTSYGWTYPFANQGGRYLLQPETWSRCLQPFHIVEWNVTLLCVLLGLAVLEFIICLLQLGNGLVNAVCRPCCYKQEYSLNA from the exons ATGTGTTGTTCGGTGGGTTTCGCCAGGTCTTTGGGTCTGGCCCTGCTGCCTCTGGCCCTCTGTTGTATCCTGGCCAACCTACTGCTGCTGTTTCCCATGGGAGAAATCACCTACATCCAGCAGGACCGCCTGGCCAGCTACATCTGGTACTTTGGTGGACTAGGAGGAGGTGGATTGCTG ATGTTGTTTCCAGCTGTGGTCTTCATCACTCTGGGGAAATGTAGCTGCTGCTGGAATGAGAGTTTAATG ATGTGCGGGTCAGTGTTGGCAGCTGTGGTCGGCATGGTGGGGTCTGGCTACTGTTTCACCATGTCAGGATTCGCCTTGGTGCAGGGCCCCCAGTGCTTCACCTCTTATGGATGGACGTACCCCTTTGCAAACCAGGGGGGCAG GTATCTCTTACAACCAGAGACTTGGTCACGGTGTCTTCAGCCGTTTCACATCGTAGAGTGGAACGTGACTCTGCTGTGTGTGCTACTGGGCCTGGCTGTGCTGGAGTTCATCATCTGTCTCTTACAGCTGGGAAACGGTTTAGTCAACGCCGTCTGCCGGCCCTGTTGCTACAAGCAGGAGTATAGTCTTAATGCTTAG